The following proteins come from a genomic window of Pocillopora verrucosa isolate sample1 chromosome 6, ASM3666991v2, whole genome shotgun sequence:
- the LOC136281740 gene encoding eukaryotic initiation factor 4A-I-like, producing MSYDSYADTRNPDSDRGRDEQNGPPGMEQDGDIETNWNEVVDKFDNMGLKENLLRGIYAYGFEKPSAIQQRAIIPCCKGLDVIAQAQSGTGKTATFSISILQQIDVSLLECQALVLAPTRELAQQIQKVVVALGDYMDARCHACIGGTSVHEDIVALKDKSKGVHSVVGTPGRVFDLINRSHLNTDKIKIFVLDEADEMLSRGFKDQIYDIFRKLPTSVQVILLSATMPRDVLDVTCKFMRDPIRILVKKEELTLEGIKQFFVLVEKEEWKLETLCDLYETLTITQAVIFLNTRRKVDWLQQRMSEKDFTVSSMHGDMDQKERDVIMKEFRSGSSRVLITTDLLARGIDVQQVSLVINYDLPGNRENYIHRIGRGGRFGRKGVAINFVTNEDIRTLRDIETFYNTQIEEMPMNVADLI from the exons ATGTCTTACGACTCTTACGCTGATACTAG aaATCCTGACTCCGACCGGGGTCGTGACGAGCAAAATGGTCCACCAGGAATGGAACAGGACGGAGATATCGAG ACTAACTGGAACGAAGTTGTTGACAAATTTGATAACATGggcctgaaagaaaatttactccGAGGCATCTATGCTTACGG GTTTGAAAAACCTTCAGCAATTCAACAGAGAGCTATCATACCTTGTTGTAAAG GACTTGATGTTATTGCACAAGCCCAGTCTGGTACTGGAAAAACAGCCACATTCTCCATTTCAATCTTGCAGCAGATTGATGTGTCTTTACTGGAATGTCAGGCTCTTGTGTTGGCACCAACCAGGGAGTTAGCACAGCAG ATTCAAAAGGTTGTAGTTGCCCTTGGTGATTACATGGATGCCAGATGCCATGCCTGTATTGGTGGAACCAGTGTCCATGAAGACATTGTGGCTTTAAAAGATAAAAGCAAAGGTGTGCACTCTGTTGTTGGAACTCCTGGCAGAGTGTTTGACTTGATCAACAGAAGTCACCTGA atacagacaaaatcaaaatatttgtcTTAGATGAGGCTGATGAAATGTTGTCAAGAGGATTTAAAGATCAGATATATGATATTTTTAGGAAATTGCCCACTAGTGTGCAG GTTATTTTGCTATCAGCAACAATGCCCAGAGATGTGTTGGATGTGACTTGTAAATTCATGCGTGATCCAATCAGAATCTTAGTGAAGAAAGAAGAGTTGACCCTTGAAGGTATCAAGCAGTTTTTTGTCCTGGTGGAAAAAGAA GAGTGGAAGCTTGAAACACTTTGTGACTTGTATGAGACACTGACAATCACCCAGGCTGTGATTTTCCTCAACACGAGAAGGAAAGTTGATTGGCTGCAACAGAGGATGAGTGAGAAGGATTTTACTGTCTCCTCTATG CATGGTGACATGGACCAGAAGGAGAGAGATGTGATCATGAAGGAGTTCCGTTCTGGTTCTAGTCGAGTGCTTATCACCACAGACTTGTTG GCACGCGGTATTGATGTACAGCAAGTCTCGTTGGTTATCAACTATGACTTGCCTGGAAACCGTGAGAACTATATTCATAG GATTGGTCGTGGCGGCCGTTTTGGTCGTAAAGGCGTCGCCATCAACTTTGTGACCAATGAAGATATTCGTACATTACGCGATATTGAAACATTCTACAACACACAGATTGAAGAAATGCCAATGAATGTGGCCGATCTTATCTGA